Genomic segment of Cereibacter sphaeroides 2.4.1:
CGACGGCAGCTCGAACCGCAGCGTCTCGCCCCCCAGCCCCACGCGGGCATAGATCTCGATCCAGTGCCGCTCGAGGTTCGGCACCAGCTCGAGCGCGGTGCGCCCGACGGCATTGACGAGACCGGTCATGCTTTCGAACAGCGGGTTCGCCTCGAGGAAGCGATAGTCGACCGGGGCGCCCGTCTCGTCCACGATCATCTCGCAGGTGCAGAAGCCCTCGTCGATGGCGGCGAACACGGCGCGGTAATGCGCTTCGCTTTCCCGGAGCTTCTCCTCGGCCTCCTTGCGCGCGGAGATGTCGTAGGCCACGCCCACGAGGCGCTGCGGACGGCCCATGGCATCGGGCCGCGGCTCGCCCATCAGCCGCAGCCAGCGCCGCCCGCCGCTCTCCAGCACGAGCCGCAGCTCCACCTGCATGGGCTCGCCGCGCAGAGCCGCAGCCTCGGCCGCGCGCAGGAGCGGCAGATCCTCGGGATCGACGTAATTCTCGAAAACGGCGACCGGCAGTTCCGGCGGCACATGGCTCAGGCCGATCAGGCGCGCCACGTCGCCGTCGACCTGCACCAGCCGCTTCTGCAGGTCGAGCTGCCAGACGGTCATCCGGCCGGCCTCCAGCGCCACCCGCAGCAGCGCATCCTGCTCCTCCCCGGGGCGGAGCGCCGCAATGTGCGGGCTCTTGTCCGGGCAGGGCGCGCGCTGCGGCCGTTCGAGCGCCGGGTCGGCCTGCGTATCGGTGAGGTCGAGATCCACCCCCTCGAGACTGATCGGCTTGCCGTCCAGCCCCATCACGAGCCGCCCGTGGCTGAGGATCTGGCGCATCGTCCCGTCGGGGCGCAGGATGCGGAAGCCGATGCTGTGGCGGAGGCGGCGTTGCGCCAGCGTCTCGCTGACCGCGGCCACCACGCGGGCGCGGTCGTCCGGGTGGATCATGGCGCTGAAGGCGGCAAAACCCGGAACCGGCGCGCCCGGCGCAAGGCCGAAGATCGCCCGCTCCTCCTCGGACCAGACCAGCTCCTGAGACCGGAGGTCCCAGCGCCAGCGTCCGATCCCCAGCGCAGCTTCGTCCAGAGCTCCGTGACGAGCTTCAACGGTGCCTTGGGCCATCGTCTCCATTCTCGTCAGACCGCGCGGAGGCTCGACTGCCCCGGCGCTCGAACTACCAATATGATCCCCGGCTCCGATTTCGCAACTCCAACTTTGCTGTCGGGCCCCTGTCGGGGAAGGCCGGCCCGCCAGGCCTGCGCCCATCGGCGCCATCAGGCGGGCCGCACCTCGAGCGTCAGGTGCGAGATCTCGTGCAGATGGCTGAGCTTGCCGCGATAATGGTCGGGAGGCCGGGGATCCCCGGACCGCAGCGCCACGATGGCGCCATGATGGCCGGGCCCGAGCTGCCAGACGTGGAGATCGGTGATCCGGTCGCAGCCGGTCTCGAGCGCCGCGCGGATCTCGGCGGGCAGCTCCTCCTCCTCGGGGATGAAGTCGACCAGCACGCCGCCCGCGCTGCGCAGCAGGCCCAGCGACCACCGTGCGATCACCAGAGCGCCGAGAAGGCCGATCAGCGGGTCGAGCCAGACCCAGCCGCCGATACGCCCCCCGATGAGCGCCGCGATGGCGAGGACCGAGGTCAGCGCGTCTGCCAGCACATGCAGATAGGCCGCGCGCAGGTTGTTGTCCTGCGCATGGTGTCCGTGTCCGTGTCCATGCCCATGATCGAGCCCGTGCCCATGATCGTGCCCCTCGTGCAGCAGAGCCGCCGAGCCGAGGTTCACCAGAAGCCCGATCACCGCGACCACCGTGGCCTGCCCGAAGTCGATCGGCACAGGATCGAGGAGGCGCATCGCGCTCTCCCAGCCGATGAGGAGCGCCACGACTGCCAGCACCACCGCGCTGGCAAACCCTGCGAGGTCGCCGAACTTGCCGGTCCCGAAGGTGAAGCGCCGGTCGCGCGCATGGCGGCGGGCCAGCAGATAGGCCAGCGCCGTAATGAGCAGGGCGGCGGCATGGGTGGACATGTGCCATCCGTCGGCCACGAGCGCCATCGAGCCGTAGAGCGTGCCCGCCGCGATCTCGATCACCATCATGGCCGAGGTGAAGGGCGATCACGGCCCAGGTGCGGCGCTCGTTGCGCGCATGGCGGGCGCCGAGGAAGACATGGTCATGGTCGTGACCATGAACCTGGTCGTGCGAACGGGGGGCATGATCGGACATGGTGGCCTCACTTCATGTAGGTGCGGAAGGCGGCGATCATCTCCTCGGCGCCGCGCCTGCGGGCCGCGGCATCCTCGACGCCCGCCACATGATGCTCGAGATGCTCCTCCAGCAGGTCCGCCGTGAGCCCGCCGGCCGCGCCGCGCACGGCCGCCACGAGCTGCAGAAGGGCGGCACAATCCGCCTCGGCCTCGATGGCCCGCTCCACCGCCTCGATCTGGCCCTTCAGTCGCCGCACCCGCGCGAGGGTCTTCGATTTGTCTTTCGTCAGATGCGCCACTCAAGCCCCCTTATACCTATAGGGGGTATGGGTATCCCGCGCTGCGCGAAGCGTCAATGCCCGTTGACAGCTGTCAACCGGTCGCGGCCGGAGGATCGGCCTGCACCCGAGCCCTCCCGACCCAGAGCCTGCGGGCCCGGGCGAGGCGGCATCCCGCCCTCCGCTCCGCCGGGCTTGCGCAGCCGGTCATGAGGCCTCGCGGCGCTACGCGGTTGCCGTCGGCCGCACCCACGGTTCGTCCGGTCGGCCTGAGCGGCAGCGAGAGAGCGGTGTCCGTCGTCTGCCGAACCTCCGCGGAGAGGATGATCGGGAAGGTGCTGGGGGCGATGACGGAGGTGCCGAGCCCGCAGAAGGAGGCGGGCGCCCGGGGCGAGACGTGGCTAAGGTTCCGGTCACAGCCCGGGCCGGGGAGAGGGCGCTGCGGCATGGGGGGATGCGCAGCCTCCGCTGGGTCAGGCTGCATCATGACGCCGGAACTCCCTGTCGACCGGATCACCGCCCGCGCTCTCGCCCATGTCGAAGTCGAAGCCGCCTGCCGTCACCGTCCGCGCGCGCCCCGTCGAACCGATGGATGCCCGAACGGGTTTGCGGGCCGGCGCCTCTGCTTCTTCCGGCAGGGACGGCGCAGCCTCGGCCACGGAGCCGTTGCCGGAGCCCAGACGGAACTGGCCCATCGTCCGGCGGAGGTCGTTCGCCTGCGTCGAGAGCGCCTCTGCCCCCGCGGCGAGACCCGTCGCGGCAGAACTCGTCTGCTGGGTCACGCTGTCGAGCTGCTGGATCGCCGCCGCCACCTGCTGCGCTCCGAGCGCCAGTTCTCGGGAGGCGACCGAGATGCCGCTGACCAGCGTCGAGGTGCGCTCGATGTCCGGCAGGAGCTGGCCCAGCATCTCGCCGGCGGCACTCGCCGTACGCAGGGTGCGGGCCGAGAGGGCGGAGATCTCCTCGGCAGCGCCGCGGCTGCGTTCGGCGAGCTTGCGCACTTCGGCCGCGACGACCGCGAAGCCGCGCCCGTGCTCGCCCGCCCGGGCGGCCTCGACCGCTGCGTTCAGCGCCAGAAGATCGGTCTGGCGCGCGATTTCCTGCACGACCAGGATACGCTCGGCAATGGCCTGCATGGCGTCGACCGCCTCGTTCACCGCCGACCCCGAGGCCTGAGCCCGGTCCGCCGAGGTGCGGGCCACGGTTTCGGTATTGCCTGCATTGTCGGCGGTCTGGCGGATGTTCGCGGCCATCTGCTCCACCGAGGCGGAGGCCTCGGCGGTGGCCGAGGCCTGCTCCTGAGCGCCCTGCGACAGTTCTTCGGAGGTGGAGGCCATGGAGGAGCTGCCGCTGCTCACCCGGTTCACCGCGCCGGTGATCGTGCCCACCATTTCGCGCAACTTCATCACCATGCGGTTGTTCGCGTCGAGAAGCCGTCCGATCTCGTCGCGCGCATGGGTTCGGGTCGTGAGGGTGAGATCCCCTTCGGCCACCCGTTCGGCAAGCACCAGCGCCTGATCGAGCCCGCGGGAAATGGAGCGCACGATCAGGGTGACGGCAACGCCTCCCAGCACGACGGCAATCGCCAGCGACAGGATGAGATCGCGCTGCGCCTTCGAGAAGCTCGCATCGGCCTTGGCGGCCGCCTCGGCAATGTTCCGGGCGCGCCGGTCCTGCAGGTCGGAGAGCAGCTTCGTCCGCTCCGCACGGCTGGTCTTCGAGGAGGGATCCGCAAGGATCCGGGCGGCGCCGCTCGTGTCGCCGGCCTTCGAGCTGGCGAGCGCACGGTCGATACGCTCGGTCCCGGTCGCCATCACTTCGCCCAGCCGCTTGAGCAGGGCCGCGTCGTCCGCGTCCGTCAACAGCGGCTTGAGACGCTCGTATATCTCGTTGCGCTGCTGCCGGGCGGCGAGAAGCGTCTCCTCGGCACTGCGACGTTGTTCATCCTCGGTGGCGATGATGTGGTCGCGGAGCGCGAGGGATTCGCGCTGTTGTTGGTTAACGAGCTGCACACCCAGCTGGGCGGCCGGCTGCTCGACCCGGACCATGCGCTCGACCTCGCGATCCATCGTGCCCAGCCGCATCAGCGTCAGAGCGGTGGCTGCAGTGAAGAGGAGAAAGACGAAGAGGAAGGCGGCGGCAAGCTTCAACTTGATGGACATGGCAATCGCAGTTCCTTCAACAGACATCGAGTGGCCCACGCAGATGGCGAGCCCGATTTCACGGGGGCAGCCGCAAGCGGCGGCCGAGGCGATCTCCGATCGCCCCCGGAAGACGGGTATGAGGCAGAGTCGTGAAGAAAGGCTGAGCAGCCTCAGACCGCGGCGCGGCGCAGGGCCTCGAGGCCTGCCGCAAGATCGGAGGGATCGCGGCCGATCCCGCGCTCCAGCGCGGCCATGGTCTCTTCCCAGACCGGGATCGCCCGGCCGAGGAGCCCGCGTCCCGCCTCGGTCAGGGCAAGTCGCCGCAGGCGCCGGTCGCCGGCATCGGGGCGAACCTGCAGGAGGCCCCGCCGCTCCAGTGGCTTCAGCGCCGCCGTCAGCGTCGTCCGGTCGACCGCCAGAACCTCCGCCACCTCCGCCATCGCAGGCGGTTCGGGGCGGTTCAACGCTACGAGAAGCGAGAACTGCCCGCTCCTCAGCCCGAAGGGACGGAAGGCCTCGTCGAAGTGCCGCGCGAGGGTGCGGGCCGCGCGCTGCGCGCCGAGGCACAGACAGCGGTCGCGGATGAGCGGCGTCATGCTGAAGGGGGCGGCGGGTTCCTTTGACATGAGGTGCATTATGTTGGTATCAACATAACAAGCAAGCGACTCTGGCGTGACCCGTGAGCCCGTTCGGCAGGATGCCCCATGGAAAGGTCGCCGACATGCTCGAACTCTTCGCCCATCCCTTCTCGTCCTACTGCCAGAAGGTCTGGATCGCGCTGCACGAATATGGCCTCGAGGCCCGGCACCGGATGCTCTCGCCCGAGGAGCCAGAGAACATCGAGCTGCTGGCGGGCTTCTGGCCCTTCCGCAAGATGCCGCTCCTGCTCGACGACGGGCGCCCGGTCAGCGAGGCCTCGATCATCGTCGAGCATCTGACGCTTCATCATGCGCGCGGGCCGCGGCTGATCCCGGAGGATCCGGTGGCGGCGCTCGAGGTGCGCTTCTGGGACCGGTTTTTCGACAATTACGTCGCCACCCCGCAGCAGAAGATCGTGTTCGATGCGATGCGCCCCGAGGAGGCGCGCGATCCTGCGGGCGTGGCCGAGGCGCGGGCGATGCTCGAGACCGCCTACGGCCTGCTCGAACGGCATCTGCCGGGGCGGACCTGGGTCGTGGGCGAGAGCTTCAGCCTCGCCGATTGTTCGGCGGCGCCGCAGCTCTTCTATGCCGACTGGACCCATCCGATCGGCGAGGGCTTTCCGCTGGTCGCGGCCTACCGGGCGCGGCTGAACGCCCGGCCCTCGATGGCCCGCTGCATCGAGGCGGCGCGGCCCTGGCGGCCCTACTTTCCGCTGGGCGCGCCCGACCGCGATTGACGACCTTCGCATGGCTTCAGGGAGGAGACCCATGGACCGACCCGGACTGACCGTGACCGCCTTCGACTGGGTGCCCGGCTTCGCGCAGGGGCAGGTGCGCGACCTGCGCCCGCGGTGGGCGCTCGAGGAGGCCGAACTGCCCTACGAGGTGGAGCTTCTGCCGCAGGGGGCTCAGGAAACGCCCGAGCATCTGGCGCGCCAGCCTTTCGGGCAGGTGCCGGTGCTGACCCTCGACGGGCGCAGCATGTTCGAGAGCGGCGCCTGCGTCTGGCGGATCGCCGAGCGGAGCGAGAGGCTCCTGCCGCGCGACCCGGGCCTGCGCGACGCCTGCCTGAGCTGGGTGATCGCCGCGCTCAACACGCTCGAGCCGCCGATCATGATGATGGGGATGCTGTGGTTCTTCGAGCGCTGGCCCGACACGTTCGGGCTCGAGGACCGCGAGGCGCCGGGCAAGGTTCGCGGACCCGCGCGGGGCATGCTGGACAAGCGGCTTGCGCAGTTCGGCCGGGCGCTGGCGGGCCGCGAGACGATCGTGGGCGACGGTTTCACCGTGGCGGACCTGATGCTGACGTGCGTGCTGCTTCCGGCGGCGCAGATGGATCTGCTCGAGGCCCATCCCGAGGTGAAGGCCTATTACGACCGCCACTCGGCCCGGCCGGCCTTCCGGAAGGCGCAGGCCGACCAGATAGCGGCCTTTGCCGAGAATGCCGGAAAATATCGAGCGGCCTGAGGAGGGTGCCATGGATACCGACACGCTGACCACCTGCCTCTGGTTCGACGGGCAGGCCGAAGAGGCCGCGCGCTTCTACTGCGGTCTCCTTCCGCGCTCGGAGATCACCGAGGTGCTGCACGCGCCCACCGACTATCCGGCCGGGCGCACGGGCGACGTGCTCGACGTCTCCTTCACGCTGATGGGGCGGCCCTTTCTTGCGCTGAACGGCGGGGCCTACACGCAGTTCACCGAGGCCGTCTCGCTCATGATCCCGTGCCGGACGCAGGAGGAGGTGGACCGTTACTGGCAGGCGCTGTCGGCCCGGCCGGAAGCCGAGGCCTGCGGCTGGGTGAAGGACCGCTGGGGCCTGTCGTGGCAGATCGTGCCGCTGGTGCTGCCGCGGCTGCTCTCGGACCCCGACCGGGCGAAGGCCGGACGGGTGATGCGCGCGATGATGGAGATGAAGAAGATCGACATCGCCGCGCTCGAGGCGGCAGCGGCCTGACCTTGGGTGCAGGTGGATGCGGGGGGCCGCCGATCCCGCATCCGCCCGACCCGGAGAAGCGGGCGCGCGCTCCGAAGCCCGGGCGTGAAGCCCGAGCCGTGGGAGGGGCCCCGCGCGCCCGTCCGCCTTCAGCCCGCCTGCCGGGCCGGGTTGAGCCTGACCGCGGGCCGCGCGCGGCGGCCTGGGGCGGCATAGCGCTCGATGCCGAGATCGGCACTCTCGATCTCGGGCGCGCGCCCGTCGATGAGATCCGACAGCACCCGCGCCGAGCCTGCGGCCATCGTCCAGCCGAGCGTCCCGTGCCCCGTGTTGAGCCAGAGGCCCGCCACCGGCGTGCGGCCCACCACGGGCGTGCCGTCCGGCGTCATCGGCCGGAGGCCGGTCCAGAAGCTCGCGCGCGACAGATCGCCCGCGCCGCCGAAGAGGTCGTTCACCGACATGGCAAGCGTCTCGCGCCGTGCCGGGGGCAGGGTGGCGCTGAAGCCCGCCACCTCGGCCATGCCGCCCACACGGATCCGGGTGCCGAGCCGCGTGATCGCGATCTTGTAGGTCTCGTCCATCACGGTCGAGACCGGCGCCCGATCGGCATCGACGATGGGCACCGTGATCGAATAGCCCTTCACCGGATAGACGGGCAGCCGCAGCCCGAGCGGCGCGACCAGCGCGGGCGAATGGGAGCCGAGCGCCACGACGACGGCATCGGCGAGGAACGTGCCCTTGGTGGTCTCGACGCCCGTGACGCGGCCGCCCTCGACCCTCAGACGCTCGACGCCGGTTCCGTAGCGGAAGCGCACGCCGCCTTCCTCGGCCAGACCCGCGAGCCCTTGCGTGAACTTGAAACAGTCGCCCGTCTCGTCGCCCGTCAGGCGCAGCCCGCCCGCGATCCTGTCGCGCGCGGCCCGCAGACCCGGCTCGGCGGCGAGACAGCCGTCGGCATCCAGAAGCTCGAACGGCACCCCGCCTGCGCGCAGCACCTCGATGTCGCGCGCGGCGGCGTCGAGCTGCTTCTGCGAACGGAAGAGCTGAAGCGTGCCCTGCTGGCGCTCGTCGAAGGCGAGGCCGGTCGTGGCGCGAAGATCGGTGAGGCAGTCGCGCGAATATTCCGCAAGCCGCACCATGCGGCCCTTGTTCTGCGCATAGGCCGCAGGCGTGCAGTTGCGCAGGATCGCCAGAAGGAAGCGGACCTGCGCCGCGTCGAGCCGCGGCCGGATGACCAGCGGCGCGTGCTTCATGAACATCCAGCGCAGCGCCTTGGCGGGGATGCCGGGCGCGGCCCAGGGCGAGGCATAGCCCGGGCTGATCTCGCCCGCATTGGCGAAGGAGGTCTCGAGCGCCGCCGCGGGCTGGCGATCCACCACCGTCACCTCGTGCCCCGCCCGCGCCAGCTCGTAAGCCGACGTGACACCGACGACGCCCGCGCCCAGAACCACGATCCTCATGCCCGCCCTCCTGCTGGAACCTTGCGAGAACCTAGGCGATCCCGATGAGAATGTTCTGGTGAATATGCCCGGTAGATCGGGGCGGGGAGCACGATGCTCCCGGATATGCGCCATCTTGCCGCAGGACATTCTGTCAGATCGGTCACCGCCGGAAGGATCCACCATGGCGGCAGGGCCGTTTCGCTTTCGCCCTGCGAGGGCGAGGCAGGTGCAGGCAACGGCAGCACCCGAGGCCGGCATACCGACCGCCTGTCGGCTCTGGAAATCCCTCAGCTCTATTGCGCACCCAGATCCACGCCCCGTCCGCCAGCAGGGAGCGGCTGGACCTCCACCTTCCGCAGCCTGCCGTCCGGCTTCTCCGGTGTCCGGTCAACCGTGACTGTTCATTGTCCGACAAGACGAGCGGCAGCCTGCTCTCGTGGACCTGCGAGCGGTGGTCAGGCAGACCTCGTGCCGGTCCTCCCGCTCCGTCGCGGCCTTACCGTGGCAAGGCGTTGCCGGATGGCGCCACCGCAGCGTCGCCGGAGTTTGCCTCGACGATCAGGCTGCGGATGGCCTCCTGCTTGGCGACCACCGGCGGGGCCAGAACGAACGGGTAGAAGGTCTCATGGCCCATGGCCTCGTTCACGGCATTCAGGGCGATCGTCAGCTCGACCCAGGCCTGTGCGAGGTGCGGCATCGGTTCGCGCACAAGGCGCTCCAGCCCCTCCGGCATAGCCTGCGGTGCCTTCAGCCCGAAGGCCTGCGCCGTCTCCAGCCCGTCGAGCAGATGGAAGACATGCGCCCAGGTCTCGGCGAAATCTTCCCAGGGATGGGCCGTCGCATAGGCCGAGATGTAGCTCTCGGCCCAGTCGGGCGGGGCGCCTTCGGCATAATGCGCCTGAAGGGCCGCACCGTAATCCTGCCGGTCGTCGCCGAAGATCGCACGCAGGGTCTCGAGCCGGTCCTGCCGTGCTTCGGTCAGGACATCCCAGTAGTGGTGGGCCACCTCGTGTCGCAGATGCCCCGTCAGGGTGCGGTAGGGCTCGTTCATCTCCGCCCGGATGCGCTCGCGCTCGGCATCGTCCGCCTCGGCGATATTGAGGGTGATCGTGCCCTCTGCATGGCCGGTGAGCACCCGCGGTGCCGTGGCGTCTCCGGTTTCGCCCTTCAGTTCGAACCGGGGGACGGGCATGCCCGCCTCATCGAAGAGCGGCAGGCCCAGCCGGTGCAGCATCAGGATCAGGGGCCGCTTCACGGTCTCGATCCTCTCCCACCGGTCGATGTTGGCGGGAACCGACAGGTCCGGCACCACCGTCGTATGCTGGCAGGACAGGCACAGGGCACCCGGCTCGTCGGCCGACCAGTTGCAGTTGATCTGACCGCGGTTGGCGCAGGGATGGCCGGTTTCCGCCATGTCCGAGAAGCCCCTGTCCGGGTCGAAGAGCAGCTGGATGCCGCAGGCCAGGCAGGCCGTGTTGCGGAAGAAGATTTCCTGATGACAGGAGGGGCAGCGATAGCGTTGCACGGGACCGACCGGAGTTGGGAAAGGACCGCGCCCAACGGCGGGCGGCAGCATCCGGTTCCCGCCGCAGTCGGAACCGGATGCGCAGAGGCGGCGGCGCGGGAAGAGGCCGGCCCGCGCCGCCGCCTCTGCGTCGGCGGCCGGCCCTCGATTGGGACGCCGGCCGCCGGACAGAGTCTGGATCAGCCGCGCTTTCTGGTCACGGCGCCCCAGATCACCAGAAGGACGATGGCGCCGACGATGGCTCCGATGAAGCCCGCGCCTTCGCCGGGGCCGTACCAGCCCACGGCCTGCCCCAGCCAGGTGGCGACGAGGGCACCCACGATCCCGAGGATCGTGGTCAGGATGAAGCCCGAGGGCTCGTTGTCTCCCGGGTGGAGAAACTTCGCAATCACGCCGGCGATGAAGCCGATGATGATGGTCCAGATGATGGTCAAGGAGGATCCTCCGCTGAAGGTCTGGCGAGGGAACGACGATCCGCGCGCCCGGTTCCCTTACTCCGGCGTATCCTGCTCGAGATCGGGCAACGGCGCGCGAGCGCCCAGAAAATTGCCGACCGCATGCAGGGATTCGACATTGTCGCAGACCACCTTGATGCAGACGAGGAAGGGCACCGCCACGAGCGCTCCCGGAATGCCCCAGAGCCATCCCCAGAAGATCACCGTGACGAAGACCGAGACCGTGTTCAGCTCGAGCCTGCGGCCGAGGACGATGGGGGTGACGAGCTGCCCCTCGATGGCGGTGGCCGTGAGGTAGAGCGCGGGCACCAGCAGCGCCTGCGTCAGGTGATCGTAATGCACGATGGCCACGGCCGCGGACAGCGCAACGCCGGCAATGGCGCCGATGTAGGGCAGGAAGTTCAGAAGGAAGGCCGCCATGGCCCAGACGAGCGGGCTCGGCATTCCCGTGCCCCACATCAGAAGGCCGATCACCACCCCCAGCCCCGCATTGATGATGGTCACCGACAGGAGGTAGCGCGAGACGCGCCGCTCGATCCCGTAGACGATGCGCAGGGCGCGCTTCTTGTCGCCGAAGCGGGGGAAGCCCTCGATCAGCTTGATGTAGAACAGGTCACCCGAGGCGAGCAGAAAAAGCGCCAGCACCAGCGTCACGATGATCGTGGTGAGGATCGAGGCCACGCTGCCGACCGCGGACGACAGGATCCCCGGCGTCTGCACGGCCACGCGCTGCACCGTCGGATCCTCGCTGTCGGTGATTTCCGAGACCTGCTCCGATGCGTTCCGCACCGCCTCGAACGAGTCGAGGATGGTCTGGGCCCGCTCGCGCAGCTGATCGCCCAGCCGCGGCGCCTGATTGATCCAGTCCGAGACAGGGCCGCTCAGAAGGAAGGCGCTGACCGCGATGACGGCGGCGAGGGCGGTGATGAGGGCGGTCGCGGTGATGGGCGGTGCGATGCCGATCCGCTGCAGGGCCCGCACGACCGGGCTGAAGGTCAGCGCCAGCAGAAGGCCGATCATCAGCGGCAGGACCACGTCGCGGGCGAAATAGAAGCCCATGACCACGAGGACCAGAAGGATGATCCCCAGCAGCCTGCGGATCGCGATCAGGTGGTTGAGACGGCTGATCTCGTTCTCGGAGGGCACGTCGGGCGCTTCCGGCTCCAGAAGGGTTCCGGCCTCGCCGATCCGCTCGTTCTGCATTATCCCCCCATCGCCGTGCACCGGCAGCGCGGCCGCTGGGCCGATCGGGTGCACAACGTGATGCCGCCCCTCATGTTCCGCGCCGGCGACTTGCCGAAAAGGTTGAGGGGCCATGCCGCGCGGGGAAGGGGTGCAACGTCCCTTGAGGCGCAGGACGCTCCATGCTAACAGGGCTCTCGCGCGGGTATGGTGAAATGGTATCACACGAGCCTTCCAAGCTCTTGGCGCGGGTTCGATTCCCGCTACCCGCTCCAGAAAATCCCTGAAAGTTTCGGTATA
This window contains:
- a CDS encoding PAS domain-containing protein; this encodes MAQGTVEARHGALDEAALGIGRWRWDLRSQELVWSEEERAIFGLAPGAPVPGFAAFSAMIHPDDRARVVAAVSETLAQRRLRHSIGFRILRPDGTMRQILSHGRLVMGLDGKPISLEGVDLDLTDTQADPALERPQRAPCPDKSPHIAALRPGEEQDALLRVALEAGRMTVWQLDLQKRLVQVDGDVARLIGLSHVPPELPVAVFENYVDPEDLPLLRAAEAAALRGEPMQVELRLVLESGGRRWLRLMGEPRPDAMGRPQRLVGVAYDISARKEAEEKLRESEAHYRAVFAAIDEGFCTCEMIVDETGAPVDYRFLEANPLFESMTGLVNAVGRTALELVPNLERHWIEIYARVGLGGETLRFELPSDAMGRWFNVFAAPLAAPGRFALVFKDVTDRRRSEEALRESEAMFRSLTEAMPQLVWSARPDGSCDFFNRRWTDCTGASTEMAMGDGWRAFYHPDDQPAIDRLWPKALRTGEHYEIEYRLRHRDGSYRWMLGRGVPVRDEAGGILRWMGTCTDIHDLKLAHQRQQILLGEMEHRVKNILALVQAVARQTFGRIPEASSALEAYGGRLQSLAGAYSHLNHENWERASLRHIVATSIGGCGARAEAWSLDGPEVMLPPRSAVPVSMAVHELCTNAVKYGALSVPEGRVTIHWSLGPGDRLTLVWAEADGPHVVPPARAGFGMRMIETVLAVEAGGTVRLDFRPEGVRCEIEVPIRPEPGLRVE
- a CDS encoding metal/formaldehyde-sensitive transcriptional repressor, coding for MAHLTKDKSKTLARVRRLKGQIEAVERAIEAEADCAALLQLVAAVRGAAGGLTADLLEEHLEHHVAGVEDAAARRRGAEEMIAAFRTYMK
- a CDS encoding methyl-accepting chemotaxis protein, giving the protein MSIKLKLAAAFLFVFLLFTAATALTLMRLGTMDREVERMVRVEQPAAQLGVQLVNQQQRESLALRDHIIATEDEQRRSAEETLLAARQQRNEIYERLKPLLTDADDAALLKRLGEVMATGTERIDRALASSKAGDTSGAARILADPSSKTSRAERTKLLSDLQDRRARNIAEAAAKADASFSKAQRDLILSLAIAVVLGGVAVTLIVRSISRGLDQALVLAERVAEGDLTLTTRTHARDEIGRLLDANNRMVMKLREMVGTITGAVNRVSSGSSSMASTSEELSQGAQEQASATAEASASVEQMAANIRQTADNAGNTETVARTSADRAQASGSAVNEAVDAMQAIAERILVVQEIARQTDLLALNAAVEAARAGEHGRGFAVVAAEVRKLAERSRGAAEEISALSARTLRTASAAGEMLGQLLPDIERTSTLVSGISVASRELALGAQQVAAAIQQLDSVTQQTSSAATGLAAGAEALSTQANDLRRTMGQFRLGSGNGSVAEAAPSLPEEAEAPARKPVRASIGSTGRARTVTAGGFDFDMGESAGGDPVDREFRRHDAA
- a CDS encoding MarR family winged helix-turn-helix transcriptional regulator, giving the protein MHLMSKEPAAPFSMTPLIRDRCLCLGAQRAARTLARHFDEAFRPFGLRSGQFSLLVALNRPEPPAMAEVAEVLAVDRTTLTAALKPLERRGLLQVRPDAGDRRLRRLALTEAGRGLLGRAIPVWEETMAALERGIGRDPSDLAAGLEALRRAAV
- a CDS encoding glutathione S-transferase family protein, which translates into the protein MLELFAHPFSSYCQKVWIALHEYGLEARHRMLSPEEPENIELLAGFWPFRKMPLLLDDGRPVSEASIIVEHLTLHHARGPRLIPEDPVAALEVRFWDRFFDNYVATPQQKIVFDAMRPEEARDPAGVAEARAMLETAYGLLERHLPGRTWVVGESFSLADCSAAPQLFYADWTHPIGEGFPLVAAYRARLNARPSMARCIEAARPWRPYFPLGAPDRD
- a CDS encoding glutathione S-transferase family protein, with amino-acid sequence MDRPGLTVTAFDWVPGFAQGQVRDLRPRWALEEAELPYEVELLPQGAQETPEHLARQPFGQVPVLTLDGRSMFESGACVWRIAERSERLLPRDPGLRDACLSWVIAALNTLEPPIMMMGMLWFFERWPDTFGLEDREAPGKVRGPARGMLDKRLAQFGRALAGRETIVGDGFTVADLMLTCVLLPAAQMDLLEAHPEVKAYYDRHSARPAFRKAQADQIAAFAENAGKYRAA
- a CDS encoding VOC family protein, whose amino-acid sequence is MDTDTLTTCLWFDGQAEEAARFYCGLLPRSEITEVLHAPTDYPAGRTGDVLDVSFTLMGRPFLALNGGAYTQFTEAVSLMIPCRTQEEVDRYWQALSARPEAEACGWVKDRWGLSWQIVPLVLPRLLSDPDRAKAGRVMRAMMEMKKIDIAALEAAAA
- a CDS encoding D-amino acid dehydrogenase; the encoded protein is MPASGAAVACTCLALAGRKRNGPAAMVDPSGGDRSDRMSCGKMAHIREHRAPRPDLPGIFTRTFSSGSPRFSQGSSRRAGMRIVVLGAGVVGVTSAYELARAGHEVTVVDRQPAAALETSFANAGEISPGYASPWAAPGIPAKALRWMFMKHAPLVIRPRLDAAQVRFLLAILRNCTPAAYAQNKGRMVRLAEYSRDCLTDLRATTGLAFDERQQGTLQLFRSQKQLDAAARDIEVLRAGGVPFELLDADGCLAAEPGLRAARDRIAGGLRLTGDETGDCFKFTQGLAGLAEEGGVRFRYGTGVERLRVEGGRVTGVETTKGTFLADAVVVALGSHSPALVAPLGLRLPVYPVKGYSITVPIVDADRAPVSTVMDETYKIAITRLGTRIRVGGMAEVAGFSATLPPARRETLAMSVNDLFGGAGDLSRASFWTGLRPMTPDGTPVVGRTPVAGLWLNTGHGTLGWTMAAGSARVLSDLIDGRAPEIESADLGIERYAAPGRRARPAVRLNPARQAG
- a CDS encoding zinc-binding metallopeptidase family protein, with the translated sequence MLPPAVGRGPFPTPVGPVQRYRCPSCHQEIFFRNTACLACGIQLLFDPDRGFSDMAETGHPCANRGQINCNWSADEPGALCLSCQHTTVVPDLSVPANIDRWERIETVKRPLILMLHRLGLPLFDEAGMPVPRFELKGETGDATAPRVLTGHAEGTITLNIAEADDAERERIRAEMNEPYRTLTGHLRHEVAHHYWDVLTEARQDRLETLRAIFGDDRQDYGAALQAHYAEGAPPDWAESYISAYATAHPWEDFAETWAHVFHLLDGLETAQAFGLKAPQAMPEGLERLVREPMPHLAQAWVELTIALNAVNEAMGHETFYPFVLAPPVVAKQEAIRSLIVEANSGDAAVAPSGNALPR
- a CDS encoding GlsB/YeaQ/YmgE family stress response membrane protein; translated protein: MTIIWTIIIGFIAGVIAKFLHPGDNEPSGFILTTILGIVGALVATWLGQAVGWYGPGEGAGFIGAIVGAIVLLVIWGAVTRKRG